In one Candidatus Planktophila vernalis genomic region, the following are encoded:
- the pth gene encoding aminoacyl-tRNA hydrolase has translation MTWLVVGLGNPGDKYAATRHNVGQMVIDELVSRHNVKLSSHKSRTHIAAFKLGVGVDAHPVIVAKSHSFMNETGGPIKALANFYSVEPQKVIALHDELDIPFAAIRTKIAGGDNGHNGLKSMTSAFGTAEYYRVRLGIGRPMGEQDPGDFVLKAFSKVEQKDLGEFIVRGADVVESLINEGLERTQTRYNS, from the coding sequence ATGACGTGGTTGGTAGTGGGCCTGGGCAATCCAGGCGATAAATACGCTGCCACCCGTCACAACGTGGGCCAGATGGTCATTGATGAATTAGTTAGTCGCCACAACGTTAAATTATCTTCACACAAATCCCGCACACACATCGCAGCCTTTAAGTTAGGTGTTGGTGTTGATGCGCACCCAGTTATTGTTGCTAAATCACATTCATTTATGAATGAGACTGGTGGGCCGATTAAAGCCCTTGCTAACTTTTATTCTGTGGAACCACAAAAAGTTATTGCACTCCATGATGAATTAGATATTCCTTTTGCAGCCATCCGCACCAAAATCGCTGGCGGGGACAATGGCCACAACGGTCTTAAATCAATGACTTCAGCTTTTGGCACCGCAGAGTATTACCGCGTGAGATTAGGAATTGGCCGTCCTATGGGCGAACAAGATCCAGGTGATTTCGTATTAAAAGCTTTTTCAAAAGTGGAACAAAAAGATTTAGGTGAATTTATTGTTCGTGGGGCAGATGTTGTTGAATCTTTGATTAATGAAGGTTTAGAGCGAACACAAACGCGTTATAACTCTTAA
- a CDS encoding 50S ribosomal protein L25/general stress protein Ctc, which yields MAEISINGVRRTEFGKGASRRARRDGLVPAVIYGHGEKPQHITLPARELGVALKQSNVLLDISIDGKTELTLPKAIVRHPLKQILEHVDLVLVRRGEKVVVSVPVHAIGEHDRDGILEHVHNSIEVRVEATAIPSFLEVSIEGMHSGESRYASDVKLPAGVELESDPKTIVVHLSEKSTAVEEVVAPVAAATDAAAPAADAEKKDA from the coding sequence ATGGCAGAAATCAGCATCAACGGCGTACGTCGTACCGAATTTGGTAAGGGCGCATCACGTCGTGCACGTCGCGATGGTTTGGTTCCTGCCGTCATCTACGGTCACGGTGAAAAGCCACAACACATCACACTTCCAGCACGCGAACTCGGCGTTGCTCTGAAGCAGTCAAACGTATTGCTTGACATCTCAATTGATGGAAAGACAGAACTCACACTTCCAAAGGCAATTGTTCGCCACCCACTCAAGCAAATCCTTGAGCACGTCGATCTAGTTCTAGTTCGTCGCGGTGAGAAGGTTGTTGTTTCAGTTCCTGTTCACGCAATTGGTGAGCACGATCGCGATGGAATCCTTGAGCACGTTCACAACTCAATTGAAGTTCGCGTTGAAGCAACAGCAATCCCAAGCTTCCTAGAAGTAAGTATTGAAGGAATGCACTCTGGTGAATCTCGTTATGCATCAGATGTGAAGCTTCCAGCAGGCGTTGAACTTGAGTCTGATCCAAAGACAATCGTTGTTCACTTGTCTGAGAAGTCCACAGCAGTTGAAGAGGTTGTTGCTCCAGTAGCAGCAGCAACTGATGCGGCAGCACCTGCAGCAGATGCAGAAAAGAAGGACGCTTAA
- a CDS encoding ribose-phosphate diphosphokinase yields MSEIRLSSEKRLRLFAGRGFPELADEVASELGIPLTPTSAYDFANGEIFVRFEESVRGCDAFVIQSHTTPVNKQIMEQLIMVDALKRASAKRITVVAPFYGYARQDKKSRGREPITARLMADLFKTAGADRLMCVDLHTSQIQGFFDGPVDHLFALPMLANYVGSKVDRTRLTIVSPDSGRVRVAERWSDLLGGCPIAFIHKTRDPRIPNESTTGRVVGDVQGQTCVVIDDMIDTAGTITKAVEALFDAGAADVIIAATHAVFSGPAVERLRSSRASEVVVTNTLPISEDQKFDGLTVLSIAPLLARAIREVFEDGSVTSLFDGHS; encoded by the coding sequence ATGAGCGAGATCCGTTTATCTTCTGAAAAGAGATTACGTCTTTTTGCAGGCCGCGGATTTCCTGAATTAGCTGATGAAGTTGCATCAGAGCTTGGTATTCCACTTACCCCAACTTCAGCATATGACTTTGCAAATGGCGAAATCTTTGTTCGCTTCGAAGAATCAGTTCGCGGTTGCGATGCGTTTGTAATTCAAAGCCACACAACTCCAGTGAACAAGCAGATCATGGAACAACTCATCATGGTCGATGCTTTAAAGCGCGCATCTGCAAAGCGCATCACAGTTGTTGCACCTTTTTATGGTTATGCACGTCAAGATAAGAAGAGTCGTGGACGCGAACCAATTACTGCGCGATTGATGGCCGATCTTTTTAAAACTGCAGGTGCTGATCGATTGATGTGCGTTGATTTACACACTTCACAGATTCAAGGTTTCTTTGATGGTCCTGTAGATCATCTCTTCGCACTTCCAATGCTGGCTAACTATGTTGGTAGCAAAGTAGATCGCACACGCTTAACAATCGTCTCTCCAGACTCTGGTCGAGTACGAGTTGCAGAGCGTTGGTCAGATCTACTCGGTGGTTGCCCAATCGCATTTATTCATAAAACCCGTGATCCACGCATCCCAAATGAATCAACAACGGGCCGTGTGGTTGGTGATGTTCAAGGACAGACTTGCGTAGTTATCGATGACATGATCGACACTGCAGGCACAATTACTAAAGCAGTCGAAGCTCTCTTTGATGCAGGCGCAGCAGATGTCATCATCGCCGCAACACATGCTGTCTTCTCAGGTCCAGCAGTTGAGCGCCTACGATCCTCTCGAGCCTCAGAAGTTGTTGTGACAAATACTCTGCCGATCTCAGAAGATCAAAAATTTGATGGACTCACAGTCCTATCGATTGCTCCACTTCTAGCCCGCGCCATCCGCGAGGTATTTGAAGATGGATCGGTCACCTCCCTCTTTGACGGGCATTCCTAA
- the glmU gene encoding bifunctional UDP-N-acetylglucosamine diphosphorylase/glucosamine-1-phosphate N-acetyltransferase GlmU, with product MTVETVIVLAAGEGTRMKSAKAKVLHSVAGRSLLGHVLHAVDHLKAKEVRIVVGSGRELVEEHISHIAPKASIVFQERRGGTGHAAQLALAGSTPKGTVLVLAGDTPMLTGESLAAFIAAHNAGKFAASVLTAEHPDPTGYGRIIRDDSDELLKIVEEKDATDDQRFIFEINSGVYAFDGAALAASIGKLNNSNAQGELYLTDVIGILKGEGASVAAIMIDDFTEILGVNDRVQLAESAALLRDRINDEWMRAGVTIIDPTTTWIDATATISSDVTIHPGSAIYGTTTIAQGASIGPRTTLTNCQVKEGASVLESIAADSVIGEGSTVGPFTYLRAGTVLGDATKAGAFVEMKNATVGSGSKVPHLSYVGDATIGEGSNIGAATIFVNYDGVEKHHTTIGDHVRIGSDTMLVAPLTVGDGAYTAAGSVITEDVPAGAIGVGRAKQRNVLGWVMRKRAGSKSAQAAEAKEKKG from the coding sequence GTGACCGTAGAAACCGTGATCGTTCTCGCAGCTGGCGAAGGCACACGGATGAAATCGGCAAAAGCCAAAGTTCTCCATAGCGTTGCAGGACGTTCGTTACTTGGACATGTCTTACACGCAGTTGATCACCTAAAAGCTAAAGAAGTTCGCATTGTTGTGGGCTCTGGCCGTGAATTAGTTGAAGAACATATCTCTCACATTGCACCAAAGGCGTCAATAGTCTTTCAAGAGCGCCGTGGTGGCACAGGACATGCTGCGCAGTTAGCGCTCGCAGGTTCAACACCTAAAGGCACGGTATTGGTTTTAGCTGGTGACACACCCATGCTTACCGGTGAATCACTTGCTGCATTTATCGCTGCACATAATGCAGGAAAGTTTGCAGCCTCAGTTCTAACTGCAGAACACCCAGATCCAACAGGTTATGGCCGCATTATTCGAGATGATTCTGATGAGCTCTTAAAAATTGTTGAAGAAAAAGATGCCACAGATGATCAGCGCTTTATCTTTGAGATTAACTCTGGTGTGTATGCCTTTGATGGAGCAGCTTTAGCGGCCTCTATTGGAAAGCTCAATAACTCCAACGCCCAAGGCGAGCTGTATTTAACTGATGTTATTGGAATCCTAAAAGGTGAAGGTGCATCAGTTGCAGCAATCATGATTGATGATTTCACTGAAATTCTTGGCGTAAATGACCGAGTTCAGTTAGCTGAATCTGCAGCCCTTCTTCGCGATCGCATTAATGATGAATGGATGCGCGCCGGTGTGACAATTATTGATCCAACAACAACCTGGATTGATGCAACTGCCACAATCTCTTCAGATGTGACTATTCATCCAGGCAGTGCAATTTATGGAACAACAACTATTGCCCAGGGCGCATCCATTGGGCCTCGCACAACCCTGACCAACTGCCAAGTAAAAGAAGGCGCTTCTGTACTTGAATCAATCGCTGCCGACAGCGTCATTGGCGAAGGCTCAACTGTTGGCCCATTTACATATTTGCGCGCAGGAACAGTCCTTGGTGATGCAACTAAGGCTGGGGCATTTGTTGAAATGAAGAATGCAACAGTTGGATCCGGCTCAAAAGTTCCACATCTTTCCTATGTTGGCGATGCCACCATTGGCGAAGGCAGCAATATCGGTGCTGCGACAATCTTTGTTAACTATGACGGGGTTGAGAAGCACCACACCACTATCGGAGATCATGTCCGAATCGGTAGCGACACAATGTTGGTTGCACCACTAACTGTGGGAGATGGGGCATATACCGCCGCTGGATCTGTCATTACTGAAGATGTTCCTGCAGGCGCGATTGGAGTTGGCAGAGCTAAGCAGAGAAATGTATTAGGTTGGGTCATGCGCAAGCGCGCTGGTTCCAAGTCAGCACAGGCCGCCGAAGCTAAAGAGAAGAAGGGCTAA
- a CDS encoding 4-(cytidine 5'-diphospho)-2-C-methyl-D-erythritol kinase, with protein sequence MPIKNVTVRVPAKVNLQLSVGPREEDGFHNLVSVFQAISIFDEVTLSLGQPKSGVTVSITGEQTHGVPADANNLAAQAAALMAEEYDIEIDAHIEIKKSIPVAGGMAGGSADAAATIVAIDYLYSLGMSREEMADIAAKLGSDVPFMLNGGTAIGTGHGDQLTSALSRGTYHWVLALSTHGLSTPAVYAECDRLRTGLEIVEPQTNEALMQALLAADAESVGAHLINDLQPAACSLRPALRLVLDVGQEYGALGALVSGSGPTVAFLVADEEAGLDLTVALTSSGVVGSVVRAYGPVAGAKVIS encoded by the coding sequence ATGCCAATAAAAAACGTGACGGTTCGGGTGCCGGCAAAGGTCAACCTGCAACTATCAGTTGGCCCGCGTGAGGAAGATGGTTTCCATAATCTTGTTTCGGTATTTCAAGCCATTTCGATTTTTGATGAAGTAACACTTTCTCTTGGACAACCAAAATCTGGCGTTACTGTTTCAATTACTGGGGAACAGACCCATGGTGTGCCAGCAGATGCTAATAACTTAGCGGCTCAAGCTGCAGCGCTGATGGCAGAAGAATATGACATTGAAATTGATGCACACATTGAAATTAAGAAATCCATTCCAGTTGCAGGTGGAATGGCTGGCGGTAGCGCAGATGCTGCAGCAACAATCGTTGCAATTGATTATTTATATTCACTGGGCATGAGCCGTGAAGAGATGGCAGATATTGCCGCAAAGTTAGGTAGCGATGTTCCCTTCATGTTAAATGGTGGAACTGCAATTGGCACGGGCCATGGTGATCAGTTAACTTCTGCACTATCTCGCGGCACTTATCACTGGGTACTCGCACTTTCCACACATGGTTTATCAACTCCTGCCGTTTATGCAGAGTGTGATCGCTTGCGAACTGGACTTGAAATTGTTGAACCACAAACAAACGAAGCTCTCATGCAGGCATTACTTGCAGCTGATGCAGAATCAGTAGGTGCGCACTTAATTAATGATTTGCAACCAGCAGCATGTTCATTGCGTCCAGCTTTGCGATTGGTTCTAGATGTAGGCCAGGAGTATGGAGCGCTAGGGGCGTTAGTCTCAGGATCAGGGCCAACCGTTGCTTTTCTAGTTGCCGATGAGGAAGCTGGACTTGATTTAACGGTGGCATTGACCTCTAGCGGAGTAGTGGGCAGCGTTGTTCGCGCATATGGCCCAGTGGCTGGGGCAAAAGTAATCTCGTAA
- the rsmA gene encoding 16S rRNA (adenine(1518)-N(6)/adenine(1519)-N(6))-dimethyltransferase RsmA: MTLLGAAQIRELAAALDLKPSKSLGQNFVIDSNVCTKIVRTAAVGPTDIALEIGPGLGSLTLALLESAASVVAVEIDPRLAGQLPITVANHFEHPENLTVLNQDALTIQTLPVNPTVLVANLPYNVSVPVLLHLLEKFESLRTGVVMVQAEVADRLAAKPCTKDYGIPSVKAAWWAEVKGAGSVSRSVFWPAPNVDSKLVSFTRRQTPGDEELRRKVFTIIDAAFAQRRKMLRSALSSLYGSSSAAEEILMRAKIDPTLRGEALEIAGFCAIAAVAPDIF; the protein is encoded by the coding sequence ATGACATTATTAGGAGCAGCGCAAATCCGCGAGCTTGCAGCGGCGTTAGATTTAAAGCCTTCTAAATCCCTTGGACAAAACTTTGTTATTGACTCAAATGTCTGCACAAAGATTGTGCGCACAGCAGCAGTAGGCCCAACTGATATCGCACTTGAGATTGGCCCAGGTCTAGGTTCTTTGACCTTAGCTTTACTTGAAAGCGCTGCATCGGTTGTGGCAGTTGAAATTGATCCGCGTTTAGCTGGTCAACTTCCGATAACAGTTGCAAATCACTTTGAACATCCAGAAAATCTGACTGTCCTTAATCAAGATGCACTCACTATTCAAACTTTGCCAGTTAACCCAACGGTGTTAGTAGCAAATTTGCCCTATAACGTCTCAGTTCCTGTGCTGCTGCATTTGCTTGAAAAGTTTGAATCACTGCGCACAGGCGTGGTTATGGTGCAAGCAGAAGTTGCCGATCGCTTAGCTGCAAAGCCGTGCACAAAAGATTATGGAATCCCTTCGGTTAAAGCAGCCTGGTGGGCAGAAGTAAAAGGTGCGGGATCTGTCTCGCGTTCAGTATTTTGGCCAGCACCTAACGTTGATTCAAAACTTGTCTCATTCACCAGACGGCAAACACCTGGGGATGAAGAACTACGTCGCAAAGTATTCACAATCATTGATGCAGCCTTTGCTCAGCGCAGAAAGATGCTGCGTTCGGCTCTTTCTAGCCTCTATGGCTCTTCTTCTGCGGCTGAAGAGATTCTTATGCGCGCAAAGATTGACCCAACCCTTCGCGGTGAAGCTTTAGAGATCGCTGGTTTTTGTGCCATCGCAGCCGTTGCACCTGACATTTTCTAG
- a CDS encoding TatD family hydrolase, protein MADRHNRDIDRQRAPLPEPLPAPTVDAHAHMEIITDTAPDSPEVAEVIAEAKSVNVDRIMQVGYSAEQSAWCVAAAEKWNTSVLAAVALHPNEAPVVENLEADWAVIAQLAEHPRVRAIGETGLDYFRTPPELRARQQESFKWHIELAKKTSKALVIHDRDSHDDVLSVLLEVGAPEKVIFHCFSGDVAMAKTCIERGYVLSFAGTLTFKNAPALREAVKLVPIDQLLVETDSPFLAPMPHRGALNTPAQIANIVRAMATERDADLGELATALGNNAERLFGSFAS, encoded by the coding sequence ATGGCTGATCGCCACAACCGCGATATAGATCGTCAGCGGGCACCTCTACCAGAACCACTTCCTGCTCCAACAGTTGATGCGCATGCGCATATGGAGATCATTACTGATACTGCGCCAGATTCACCTGAGGTGGCAGAAGTAATCGCTGAAGCTAAAAGCGTAAACGTTGATCGAATTATGCAAGTGGGTTATTCGGCAGAGCAATCAGCTTGGTGTGTGGCTGCAGCAGAAAAGTGGAACACCTCAGTCTTAGCAGCCGTTGCTCTGCACCCGAATGAAGCACCAGTAGTTGAGAACCTAGAAGCTGATTGGGCGGTGATTGCTCAATTGGCAGAGCATCCACGTGTTCGGGCAATTGGTGAGACAGGACTTGATTACTTTCGCACACCACCAGAGCTTCGTGCACGCCAACAGGAATCCTTTAAGTGGCATATTGAGTTAGCTAAGAAAACTAGCAAGGCTTTAGTTATTCATGATCGTGACTCACACGATGATGTTCTCTCAGTCTTACTTGAAGTTGGAGCCCCAGAAAAGGTTATCTTTCACTGCTTTTCAGGTGATGTAGCGATGGCAAAGACTTGCATAGAGCGTGGCTATGTCCTCTCATTTGCTGGCACGTTGACCTTTAAAAATGCCCCTGCCTTGCGCGAGGCAGTGAAGTTAGTTCCCATTGATCAACTACTCGTTGAAACAGATTCTCCTTTCCTTGCACCTATGCCACATCGCGGAGCACTTAATACTCCTGCTCAGATTGCAAACATTGTGCGGGCAATGGCTACTGAGCGAGATGCAGATCTTGGCGAGTTAGCAACAGCTCTTGGCAATAACGCCGAGCGTTTATTTGGCTCATTTGCCTCATGA
- the metG gene encoding methionine--tRNA ligase, translated as MTKSFYLTTPIYYVNDAPHIGHAYTTVAGDVLTRWHRQKGESVWFLTGTDEHGQKVMRTAEENNTAPQAWVDRLVQDAWKPNWQALNIANDDFIRTTEKRHTERVQKFLQSLKDSGHIYAGKYEGPYCVGCEEFKLPGDLIEIDGKKCCPIHSKPIELVNENNWFFKLSAFVEPLLEHYRKNPDACQPESARNEVVSFLEGGVTDLSISRSTFDWGIPVPWDTDQVVYVWFDALLNYATAVGLTDALDSEGGKKFAQTWPADVHLVGKDILRFHAVIWPAMLMAAGLDVPKKVFAHGWLLVGGEKMSKSKLTGIAPKDITDHFGVDAFRYYFLRAIPFGTDGSFSWEDMSARYTSELANDFGNLASRSAAMVEKYCGGVLPAKSNDAGLESALKEAATKADAAICDLDFQGGILAIMDFCKKVNGYVTEKEPWILAKDPANQQILEDVLYNTAESLRALAVLLNAVMPQTCEILWSSLGAQASLGDLGAQKISDVATWGQLPPGATITKTPVLFPRLETNA; from the coding sequence TGCCGGTGATGTGTTAACTCGTTGGCATCGTCAAAAAGGTGAATCAGTCTGGTTTTTAACTGGCACAGATGAGCATGGCCAAAAGGTTATGCGCACCGCAGAGGAAAATAACACTGCCCCACAAGCCTGGGTTGATCGCTTAGTACAAGATGCGTGGAAACCTAATTGGCAGGCGCTCAATATTGCTAATGATGATTTCATTCGCACAACTGAAAAGCGCCATACAGAACGTGTTCAAAAGTTCTTGCAATCCCTTAAAGACTCTGGTCATATTTATGCAGGAAAATATGAAGGTCCTTATTGTGTTGGTTGTGAAGAGTTCAAGCTTCCTGGCGACCTCATTGAAATTGATGGTAAGAAATGCTGCCCAATTCATAGCAAGCCAATTGAACTAGTCAATGAAAATAACTGGTTCTTTAAACTTTCAGCTTTCGTCGAACCATTGCTCGAGCACTACCGCAAGAACCCAGATGCGTGCCAACCTGAAAGTGCGCGCAATGAAGTTGTTTCATTCTTAGAAGGTGGCGTTACAGATCTTTCAATCTCTCGTTCAACTTTTGACTGGGGAATCCCTGTTCCTTGGGATACTGACCAGGTTGTCTATGTTTGGTTTGATGCACTTCTTAACTATGCAACTGCAGTTGGTTTAACTGATGCACTAGATAGTGAAGGCGGCAAGAAATTTGCTCAGACTTGGCCAGCAGATGTTCACTTAGTTGGTAAAGATATTTTGCGCTTTCACGCTGTTATCTGGCCAGCAATGCTTATGGCTGCAGGTTTAGATGTTCCTAAGAAGGTATTTGCTCATGGCTGGCTACTAGTTGGCGGCGAAAAGATGAGTAAGAGTAAGTTGACTGGAATTGCACCAAAAGACATCACAGATCACTTTGGTGTTGATGCTTTCCGTTATTACTTCCTACGTGCTATTCCTTTTGGTACCGATGGCTCTTTTTCATGGGAAGACATGTCTGCCAGATACACATCAGAGCTTGCAAATGACTTCGGAAACCTCGCATCTCGCTCAGCAGCAATGGTTGAGAAGTATTGCGGTGGCGTATTGCCAGCTAAAAGCAATGATGCTGGGCTTGAGAGCGCGCTAAAAGAGGCAGCAACAAAGGCCGATGCCGCAATCTGTGACTTAGATTTCCAAGGTGGAATCCTTGCGATTATGGATTTTTGCAAGAAAGTAAATGGTTATGTAACAGAGAAAGAACCATGGATTCTTGCTAAAGATCCTGCTAACCAACAGATCCTTGAAGATGTTTTGTATAACACAGCAGAGTCTTTGCGCGCACTTGCGGTATTACTCAATGCAGTGATGCCACAAACATGTGAGATTTTATGGAGCAGTTTGGGTGCTCAAGCATCATTAGGAGATCTTGGTGCGCAAAAGATCTCTGATGTTGCAACGTGGGGGCAATTACCACCAGGTGCCACGATTACTAAAACTCCAGTGCTTTTCCCTCGCTTAGAAACCAACGCTTAA